A genomic window from Silene latifolia isolate original U9 population chromosome Y, ASM4854445v1, whole genome shotgun sequence includes:
- the LOC141632376 gene encoding uncharacterized protein LOC141632376 has protein sequence MKDVPWSFYQPKPDVSWAWKTICKVKDKFSAGFSSTGLWLSRPSGYSVSSGYQWIRPKYPAVTWDKMVWNSWCIAKHSFITWLLAREALQLKDKLLLLGIIPDDRCFLCGIASETHQHLFIQCCYTRKLIALLSQKLHLGLHVANLLVWLQTKPWARIKKMVTLVWIQALYYSIWHQRNKARLEGVVQRPENVVQQVQCLLKCRLLEWHACIKRSSDRAWFKTVIY, from the coding sequence ATGAAAGATGTCCCCTGGTCTTTTTATCAACCTAAACCTGATGTTTCTTGGGCCTGGAAAACAATTTGTAAGGTCAAAGACAAATTCTCAGCTGGTTTTTCCTCTACTGGACTGTGGTTGTCACGACCTTCTGGTTACTCAGTTAGCAGTGGATACCAGTGGATCAGACCTAAATACCCTGCTGTTACTTGGGATAAAATGGTATGGAATTCCTGGTGCATAGCAAAGCACTCCTTTATAACTTGGCTGCTTGCTCGTGAAGCTTTGCAGCTGAAAGATAAGCTTCTTCTCCTTGGAATTATCCCTGATGATAGATGTTTTCTCTGTGGCATTGCATCTGAAACCCATCAGCATCTGTTCATTCAGTGCTGTTATACCAGGAAACTGATTGCCTTACTCAGTCAGAAACTGCATCTTGGTCTGCATGTTGCTAATCTCTTAGTCTGGTTGCAGACTAAACCTTGGGCAAGAATTAAGAAAATGGTTACTCTTGTTTGGATTCAAGCCTTGTACTATTCTATTTGGCATCAGAGGAATAAGGCTAGACTTGAAGGGGTTGTTCAACGACCTGAAAATGTTGTTCAGCAGGTTCAGTGCTTACTTAAATGTCGATTATTAGAGTGGCATGCTTGTATTAAAAGGAGTAGTGATAGGGCTTGGTTTAAGACAGTAATTTATTAG